The following are encoded together in the Carettochelys insculpta isolate YL-2023 chromosome 24, ASM3395843v1, whole genome shotgun sequence genome:
- the LUZP1 gene encoding leucine zipper protein 1 isoform X1 — MAEFTGYKETSNRHLRFKLQSLGRRLDELEEATKNLQKAEDELLDLQDKVIQAEGSNSSMLADVEALRKRVLKIEGKDEEIKKAEELCQLMKEKLEEEESLTRELKSEIEQLQKRMAELEKLEEAFGRSKNDCTQLCLSLNEEKNLTKKISTELEILRMKVKELELSEDRLDKTEHSLASELEKLKSLTLSFANERKYFNEREKQSEKLIQELTQKLELNNKLNRTDQARNASNLLERSSNNLLDRNDLRIEDDLTSALPCKEDGKKGSLDYLKHVENETRNKSENQKNKNQEDNKVKDLNQEIEKLKTQIKHFEFLEEELKKMKAKNNDLQDSYLSEQNKNKLLAGQLEEIKTQIKKQKDMENGEVEGEEMSFPSRVRHDRHKYRGVTADSPILKHKTRELSPQYRRERTRNREFSSNNDHYTTGSKQVPSPSLITRRATKTSNTSALLDTVVTDIKRMEEKSAVAPYLSMQKDSGTPQNEVKKSREQPSVLSRYPPAAHEHKSWKASSKPGTESGRKTKIEKPSQTFSDACQGNSALDEKSIKGETTASLTERMKTRQAEMSELCVEIPFMKSNHAPSNETASSGSYHTSSQMLAAESTSCKAETATVSVLSHRQSPEGKSKRAINFQGREFTDTFHENTKPTTLSKYSNCSESQDDILQILTSQDNEEMDQSAPSVMGQTSVGIRSDSLISKAIKPASHDKLNTDEELGKNINATAESELEIRKKPCSREFSGSRGVLRAAVFENDKNTRNEDGPSKSINTSSDVTSVGLKSKRSFSPREALRSKAIIKPAIIEKDMKEVMGGAGSEEYFQKQKPVFKTVTNKMTSSITIFPSDPATTRANTNEAAKERRTSTSNIRVIPNELSSVTNSVSTPFEISINKNDIALKLSEADKIGDLALRNRAETLISRSSITIKPSEPTEKNNCGPSLETISWKSHGFLEADPPEAKHITLRSSWRTRRGLQCLEDSQIKVEKNTASTRPNGCKSSTDLSEIEGSNARICLLEQNSRRPRATINSWRYTPDLEFRRTQSSLSASELSGRRSYIHDPITASTWNRMLPEEGKDFVPSSRRKQYGSSEQLSLSETSWKSPTLQMEWQQGPGTTPPAQLDNKTEDQVGYFPRLPDDLEEVNFFHQTITPFRGARTKGITRSWESFLPCKCNEAVS; from the coding sequence atggcAGAGTTTACGGGTTACAAGGAGACTTCAAATCGCCATCTTCGATTTAAGTTACAGAGTCTTGGCCGTCGTCTTGATGAACTGGAAGAAGCAACCAAAAATCTCCAGAAAGCAGAAGATGAGCTTCTTGACCTTCAGGACAAAGTTATTCAGGCAGAAGGCAGTAATTCTAGCATGCTGGCTGATGTAGAAGCTTTGAGAAAGAGAGTACTGAAAATTGAAGGCAAagatgaagaaataaaaaaagctgAAGAGCTCTGTCAGCTGATGAAGGAaaaactggaggaggaggaaagtcTCACCCGAGAACTTAAATCAGAAATTGAACAGCTTCAGAAGCGAATGGCAGAACTGGAAAAATTGGAAGAAGCTTTTGGTAGGAGCAAGAACGATTGTACTCAGCTGTGTCTGAGCcttaatgaagaaaaaaatttgACCAAAAAGATATCTACAGAGTTGGAAATACTGAGGATGAAAGTAAAGGAACTTGAGTTATCCGAAGACAGGCTGGATAAAACTGAACATAGTTTAGCGAGTGAGTTAGAAAAACTGAAATCTTTAACTCTGAGTTTTGCTAATGAGAGAAAATACTTCAATGAAAgagaaaagcaaagtgaaaaaTTAATCCAGGAGCTAACACAAAAACTAGAACTAAACAACAAACTAAACAGAACAGATCAAGCTAGAAATGCATCAAACTTGCTAGAAAGGTCATCAAATAATCTTCTGGATAGAAATGATCTGAGAATTGAAGATGACTTGACCTCTGCATTGCCCTGtaaagaagatggaaaaaagggAAGCTTGGATTACTTAAAGCATGTAGAAAATGAAACCAGAAATAAatcagaaaatcaaaagaataaaAATCAAGAAGACAACAAAGTGAAAGATCTTAACCAAGAAATTGAAAAACTTAAAAcacaaattaaacattttgaatttttagaagaagaacttaaaaaaatgaaagccaaAAATAATGACCTGCAAGATAGTTATCTGagtgaacaaaataaaaacaaacttctGGCTGGTCAATTGGAAGAAATTAAAactcaaataaaaaaacaaaaggataTGGAGAATGGTGAGGTGGAAGGTGAAGAAATGAGTTTCCCTAGCAGAGTTAGACATGACAGACATAAATACAGAGGGGTCACAGCTGACTCACCAATTTTAAAACACAAGACACGGGAGCTTTCGCCGCAGTATAGGCGGGAGAGAACACGGAACAGAGAGTTCTCTTCCAATAATGACCATTATACCACAGGCAGCAAGCAAGTTCCCAGTCCAAGTTTAATTACTAGAAGAGCAACAAAGACATCTAATACATCTGCTCTACTAGACACTGTGGTTACTGATATAAAAAGAATGGAAGAAAAATCAGCAGTTGCTCCCTATTTATCTATGCAGAAAGATAGTGGTACTCCACAAAATGAAGTGAAGAAATCAAGAGAGCAGCCATCTGTGCTTAGTCGATACCCACCAGCTGCACATGAGCATAAATCTTGGAAAGCGTCTTCTAAACCTGGGACTGAAAGTGGACGGAAGACCAAAATTGAAAAGCCATCTCAAACATTTAGTGATGCTTGCCAAGGTAACTCTGCACTAGATGAAAAATCAATCAAAGGAGAAACAACTGCATCTTTGACTGAAAGGATGAAAACAAGGCAAGCAGAGATGTCTGAACTATGTGTAGAGATACCTTTTATGAAAAGTAATCATGCACCCTCCAATGAAACAGCTTCATCAGGTAGCTACCATACGTCTTCTCAGATGTTAGCAGCTGAATCCACCAGCTGCAAAGCAGAAACAGCAACAGTCTCTGTTTTATCTCACAGACAGTCCCCAGAAGGAAAATCTAAAAGAGCAATAAACTTCCAAGGAAGAGAATTTACAGACACTTTTCATGAAAATACAAAGCCTACAACATTATCAAAGTATTCAAACTGCTCAGAAAGTCAGGATGACATCTTACAGATTCTCACAAGTCAAGATAACGAAGAAATGGACCAATCTGCACCATCAGTTATGGGTCAGACAAGTGTTGGCATAAGATCTGACTCTTTGATATCCAAAGCCATCAAACCAGCTAGCCATGACAAACTGAATACAGATGAGGAGTTGGGTAAAAACATCAATGCTACTGCCGAATCAGAGCTGGAGATAAGAAAGAAACCCTGTTCCAGAGAATTCTCAGGCTCCAGAGGAGTCCTCAGGGCAGCTGTCTTTGAAAATGATAAAAACACCAGAAATGAAGATGGCCCCTCCAAATCCATaaacacttcttcagatgtgaccAGTGTTGGATTGAAATCCAAAAGGTCATTCAGCCCTAGAGAAGCTTTGAGATCAAAAGCCATTATTAAACCTGCAATAATTGAAAAGGACATGAAAGAAGTAATGGGAGGGGCTGGGTCTGAAGAATACTTTCAGAAACAGAAACCTGTGTTTAAAACTGTGACAAATAAAATGACAAGCAGCATAACAATCTTCCCCTCTGATCCAGCCACCACAAGGGCCAACACAAATGAAGCAGCAAAGGAGAGACGTACTTCTACCAGCAATATTAGAGTAATTCCAAATGAGTTGTCATCTGTAACAAACAGCGTCAGCACGCCCTTCGAGATCTCAATTAATAAGAATGATATTGCTCTGAAATTATCTGAGGCAGATAAAATTGGGGATTTAGCTCTGAGAAACAGGGCAGAAACACTAATCTCAAGAAGCAGTATTACGATAAAACCTTCTGAACCCACCGAGAAGAACAATTGTGGGCCATCCTTAGAGACAATCAGCTGGAAAAGCCATGGGTTTTTAGAAGCAGATCCTCCAGAGGCAAAACACATCACTCtgagaagttcatggaggacaaggCGGGGATTACAATGTTTGGAAGACTCTCAAAtcaaagtggaaaaaaatacagCTTCCACTCGTCCAAATGGATGCAAGTCCTCTACAGACCTTTCTGAAATAGAAGGGTCCAATGCTAGAATATGTTTGCTTGAGCAGAATTCAAGAAGGCCTAGAGCCACTATTAATTCTTGGAGGTACACCCCTGATTTAGAATTCAGAAGGACACAAAGTAGCTTAAGTGCGTCTGAACTCTCTGGTCGAAGGAGCTACATCCATGATCCCATCACTGCTTCTACTTGGAATCGCATGTTAcca
- the LUZP1 gene encoding leucine zipper protein 1 isoform X2, whose protein sequence is MAEFTGYKETSNRHLRFKLQSLGRRLDELEEATKNLQKAEDELLDLQDKVIQAEGSNSSMLADVEALRKRVLKIEGKDEEIKKAEELCQLMKEKLEEEESLTRELKSEIEQLQKRMAELEKLEEAFGRSKNDCTQLCLSLNEEKNLTKKISTELEILRMKVKELELSEDRLDKTEHSLASELEKLKSLTLSFANERKYFNEREKQSEKLIQELTQKLELNNKLNRTDQARNASNLLERSSNNLLDRNDLRIEDDLTSALPCKEDGKKGSLDYLKHVENETRNKSENQKNKNQEDNKVKDLNQEIEKLKTQIKHFEFLEEELKKMKAKNNDLQDSYLSEQNKNKLLAGQLEEIKTQIKKQKDMENGEVEGEEMSFPSRVRHDRHKYRGVTADSPILKHKTRELSPQYRRERTRNREFSSNNDHYTTGSKQVPSPSLITRRATKTSNTSALLDTVVTDIKRMEEKSAVAPYLSMQKDSGTPQNEVKKSREQPSVLSRYPPAAHEHKSWKASSKPGTESGRKTKIEKPSQTFSDACQGNSALDEKSIKGETTASLTERMKTRQAEMSELCVEIPFMKSNHAPSNETASSGSYHTSSQMLAAESTSCKAETATVSVLSHRQSPEGKSKRAINFQGREFTDTFHENTKPTTLSKYSNCSESQDDILQILTSQDNEEMDQSAPSVMGQTSVGIRSDSLISKAIKPASHDKLNTDEELGKNINATAESELEIRKKPCSREFSGSRGVLRAAVFENDKNTRNEDGPSKSINTSSDVTSVGLKSKRSFSPREALRSKAIIKPAIIEKDMKEVMGGAGSEEYFQKQKPVFKTVTNKMTSSITIFPSDPATTRANTNEAAKERRTSTSNIRVIPNELSSVTNSVSTPFEISINKNDIALKLSEADKIGDLALRNRAETLISRSSITIKPSEPTEKNNCGPSLETISWKSHGFLEADPPEAKHITLRSSWRTRRGLQCLEDSQIKVEKNTASTRPNGCKSSTDLSEIEGSNARICLLEQNSRRPRATINSWRYTPDLEFRRTQSSLSASELSGRRSYIHDPITASTWNRMLPEEGKDFVPSSRRKQYGSSEQLSLSETSWKSPTLQMEWQQGPGTTPPAQLDNKTEDQGISHASQMTSRR, encoded by the coding sequence atggcAGAGTTTACGGGTTACAAGGAGACTTCAAATCGCCATCTTCGATTTAAGTTACAGAGTCTTGGCCGTCGTCTTGATGAACTGGAAGAAGCAACCAAAAATCTCCAGAAAGCAGAAGATGAGCTTCTTGACCTTCAGGACAAAGTTATTCAGGCAGAAGGCAGTAATTCTAGCATGCTGGCTGATGTAGAAGCTTTGAGAAAGAGAGTACTGAAAATTGAAGGCAAagatgaagaaataaaaaaagctgAAGAGCTCTGTCAGCTGATGAAGGAaaaactggaggaggaggaaagtcTCACCCGAGAACTTAAATCAGAAATTGAACAGCTTCAGAAGCGAATGGCAGAACTGGAAAAATTGGAAGAAGCTTTTGGTAGGAGCAAGAACGATTGTACTCAGCTGTGTCTGAGCcttaatgaagaaaaaaatttgACCAAAAAGATATCTACAGAGTTGGAAATACTGAGGATGAAAGTAAAGGAACTTGAGTTATCCGAAGACAGGCTGGATAAAACTGAACATAGTTTAGCGAGTGAGTTAGAAAAACTGAAATCTTTAACTCTGAGTTTTGCTAATGAGAGAAAATACTTCAATGAAAgagaaaagcaaagtgaaaaaTTAATCCAGGAGCTAACACAAAAACTAGAACTAAACAACAAACTAAACAGAACAGATCAAGCTAGAAATGCATCAAACTTGCTAGAAAGGTCATCAAATAATCTTCTGGATAGAAATGATCTGAGAATTGAAGATGACTTGACCTCTGCATTGCCCTGtaaagaagatggaaaaaagggAAGCTTGGATTACTTAAAGCATGTAGAAAATGAAACCAGAAATAAatcagaaaatcaaaagaataaaAATCAAGAAGACAACAAAGTGAAAGATCTTAACCAAGAAATTGAAAAACTTAAAAcacaaattaaacattttgaatttttagaagaagaacttaaaaaaatgaaagccaaAAATAATGACCTGCAAGATAGTTATCTGagtgaacaaaataaaaacaaacttctGGCTGGTCAATTGGAAGAAATTAAAactcaaataaaaaaacaaaaggataTGGAGAATGGTGAGGTGGAAGGTGAAGAAATGAGTTTCCCTAGCAGAGTTAGACATGACAGACATAAATACAGAGGGGTCACAGCTGACTCACCAATTTTAAAACACAAGACACGGGAGCTTTCGCCGCAGTATAGGCGGGAGAGAACACGGAACAGAGAGTTCTCTTCCAATAATGACCATTATACCACAGGCAGCAAGCAAGTTCCCAGTCCAAGTTTAATTACTAGAAGAGCAACAAAGACATCTAATACATCTGCTCTACTAGACACTGTGGTTACTGATATAAAAAGAATGGAAGAAAAATCAGCAGTTGCTCCCTATTTATCTATGCAGAAAGATAGTGGTACTCCACAAAATGAAGTGAAGAAATCAAGAGAGCAGCCATCTGTGCTTAGTCGATACCCACCAGCTGCACATGAGCATAAATCTTGGAAAGCGTCTTCTAAACCTGGGACTGAAAGTGGACGGAAGACCAAAATTGAAAAGCCATCTCAAACATTTAGTGATGCTTGCCAAGGTAACTCTGCACTAGATGAAAAATCAATCAAAGGAGAAACAACTGCATCTTTGACTGAAAGGATGAAAACAAGGCAAGCAGAGATGTCTGAACTATGTGTAGAGATACCTTTTATGAAAAGTAATCATGCACCCTCCAATGAAACAGCTTCATCAGGTAGCTACCATACGTCTTCTCAGATGTTAGCAGCTGAATCCACCAGCTGCAAAGCAGAAACAGCAACAGTCTCTGTTTTATCTCACAGACAGTCCCCAGAAGGAAAATCTAAAAGAGCAATAAACTTCCAAGGAAGAGAATTTACAGACACTTTTCATGAAAATACAAAGCCTACAACATTATCAAAGTATTCAAACTGCTCAGAAAGTCAGGATGACATCTTACAGATTCTCACAAGTCAAGATAACGAAGAAATGGACCAATCTGCACCATCAGTTATGGGTCAGACAAGTGTTGGCATAAGATCTGACTCTTTGATATCCAAAGCCATCAAACCAGCTAGCCATGACAAACTGAATACAGATGAGGAGTTGGGTAAAAACATCAATGCTACTGCCGAATCAGAGCTGGAGATAAGAAAGAAACCCTGTTCCAGAGAATTCTCAGGCTCCAGAGGAGTCCTCAGGGCAGCTGTCTTTGAAAATGATAAAAACACCAGAAATGAAGATGGCCCCTCCAAATCCATaaacacttcttcagatgtgaccAGTGTTGGATTGAAATCCAAAAGGTCATTCAGCCCTAGAGAAGCTTTGAGATCAAAAGCCATTATTAAACCTGCAATAATTGAAAAGGACATGAAAGAAGTAATGGGAGGGGCTGGGTCTGAAGAATACTTTCAGAAACAGAAACCTGTGTTTAAAACTGTGACAAATAAAATGACAAGCAGCATAACAATCTTCCCCTCTGATCCAGCCACCACAAGGGCCAACACAAATGAAGCAGCAAAGGAGAGACGTACTTCTACCAGCAATATTAGAGTAATTCCAAATGAGTTGTCATCTGTAACAAACAGCGTCAGCACGCCCTTCGAGATCTCAATTAATAAGAATGATATTGCTCTGAAATTATCTGAGGCAGATAAAATTGGGGATTTAGCTCTGAGAAACAGGGCAGAAACACTAATCTCAAGAAGCAGTATTACGATAAAACCTTCTGAACCCACCGAGAAGAACAATTGTGGGCCATCCTTAGAGACAATCAGCTGGAAAAGCCATGGGTTTTTAGAAGCAGATCCTCCAGAGGCAAAACACATCACTCtgagaagttcatggaggacaaggCGGGGATTACAATGTTTGGAAGACTCTCAAAtcaaagtggaaaaaaatacagCTTCCACTCGTCCAAATGGATGCAAGTCCTCTACAGACCTTTCTGAAATAGAAGGGTCCAATGCTAGAATATGTTTGCTTGAGCAGAATTCAAGAAGGCCTAGAGCCACTATTAATTCTTGGAGGTACACCCCTGATTTAGAATTCAGAAGGACACAAAGTAGCTTAAGTGCGTCTGAACTCTCTGGTCGAAGGAGCTACATCCATGATCCCATCACTGCTTCTACTTGGAATCGCATGTTAcca